Proteins found in one Thermoleophilaceae bacterium genomic segment:
- a CDS encoding aldo/keto reductase yields MDQRKLGDQGLTVSAIGLGCMGMSEFYGEGDERESIATIHRALELGVNFLDTADMYGPFTNEKLVGRAIAGRRDEVVLATKFGNVRGPNGERLGVRGDPDYVREACDASLERLGVDHIDLYYQHRVDRTVPIEETVGAMKELVEAGKVRHLGLSEAGAQTIRRAHATH; encoded by the coding sequence ATGGATCAGAGAAAGCTTGGAGATCAGGGACTCACCGTCTCCGCCATCGGGCTCGGTTGCATGGGCATGTCCGAGTTCTACGGCGAGGGCGACGAGCGGGAGTCGATCGCAACCATTCACCGCGCGCTCGAGCTCGGCGTGAACTTCCTCGACACCGCCGACATGTACGGGCCGTTCACCAACGAGAAGCTCGTGGGCCGCGCGATCGCGGGCCGGCGCGACGAGGTGGTGCTCGCCACGAAGTTCGGCAACGTGCGCGGTCCGAACGGCGAGCGCCTCGGCGTGCGCGGCGATCCGGACTACGTGCGCGAGGCGTGCGACGCGTCGCTCGAGCGGCTCGGCGTCGACCACATCGACCTCTACTACCAGCACCGCGTCGACCGGACGGTCCCCATCGAGGAGACCGTCGGGGCGATGAAGGAGCTCGTCGAGGCCGGCAAGGTTCGCCACCTCGGGCTGTCGGAGGCCGGCGCCCAGACCATCCGGCGCGCCCACGCCACGCAC
- a CDS encoding FAD-dependent oxidoreductase — MPREAPFRSLPARVVVAGGGIAATELVIALRKLAGDRVTIEVIAPGDHLVYRPLLVAQPFGMGTLPRFPLDQILADQGAERRRARLAEVDADAHEAVTDSGERVQYDALAVATGARAFEAVPGALTFSGLEAVAPMRALVEQAVGGELGAVVFALPEPATAWPLPLYELALMTAARAHGTRVAVATAEQEPLQLFGGTVSDSIREGLEQVGVELHTGVTPLAFAEGALVLADGRHLPADAAVALPALAGPAIPGLPHDPDGFVPVDEQGRVEDLPDVYAAGDVTAFDVKQGGVSVREAQAVAECIAARAGAPVVPEPFEPLLRGMLLTGAEPSYVQWRGGESKLAHSPLWWPPTKVADSYLVPYLVARFQLSVPTLPGPSEADLISSAPAGGDVPTRPGRGGG; from the coding sequence ATGCCGCGCGAGGCTCCGTTCCGCTCGCTACCCGCGCGCGTGGTCGTGGCCGGTGGCGGCATCGCCGCCACAGAGCTGGTGATCGCGCTCAGGAAGCTCGCCGGCGACCGCGTGACGATCGAGGTGATCGCCCCGGGTGACCACCTCGTATACCGGCCGCTCCTCGTGGCGCAGCCCTTCGGCATGGGCACGCTGCCGCGCTTCCCGCTCGACCAGATACTTGCCGATCAGGGCGCCGAGCGCCGCCGCGCGCGACTCGCCGAGGTGGACGCGGACGCGCACGAGGCGGTGACCGATTCGGGTGAGCGGGTGCAGTACGACGCTCTGGCCGTCGCCACCGGAGCGCGAGCGTTCGAGGCGGTGCCCGGCGCGCTCACCTTCAGCGGCCTGGAGGCGGTGGCGCCGATGCGCGCGCTGGTGGAGCAGGCGGTGGGCGGCGAGCTCGGCGCGGTGGTCTTCGCCCTGCCGGAGCCGGCAACCGCGTGGCCGCTTCCGCTGTATGAGCTGGCGCTGATGACCGCCGCACGGGCGCACGGCACGCGCGTTGCCGTGGCCACGGCAGAGCAGGAGCCGCTCCAGCTGTTCGGGGGGACGGTGAGTGATTCGATACGAGAGGGGCTCGAGCAGGTGGGGGTGGAGCTGCACACGGGGGTGACGCCTCTCGCCTTCGCGGAGGGCGCCCTCGTGCTCGCGGATGGCCGGCACCTCCCCGCCGACGCCGCGGTGGCGCTTCCCGCGCTCGCGGGACCGGCGATCCCAGGCCTCCCGCACGACCCGGACGGCTTCGTACCGGTGGACGAACAGGGGCGGGTGGAGGATCTGCCTGACGTGTACGCCGCGGGTGATGTGACGGCGTTCGACGTGAAGCAGGGCGGCGTGTCAGTGCGCGAGGCGCAGGCGGTGGCGGAGTGCATTGCCGCGCGCGCCGGCGCGCCAGTGGTGCCGGAGCCCTTCGAGCCGCTCCTGCGCGGAATGCTGCTCACGGGCGCCGAGCCGAGCTACGTGCAGTGGCGTGGCGGCGAGTCCAAGCTCGCCCACAGCCCGCTCTGGTGGCCGCCCACGAAGGTGGCCGACAGCTATCTCGTGCCGTACCTCGTCGCGCGCTTTCAGCTCAGCGTGCCGACCCTCCCGGGCCCCAGCGAGGCCGACCTCATCTCGAGCGCGCCTGCCGGCGGCGACGTGCCCACGCGGCCCGGACGCGGCGGCGGCTGA
- a CDS encoding AAA family ATPase, translated as MAAPGDRSGEAPGRSSVPLAEEWRALRRAATIVAVLTSPAFFLLLWERNGWNPIVALLASLAAVVMFRGLVDVIVRRLIPWPNLYNADQQLLEEDVIARRRAWYWRKKFRHLTFYAVIFFLIVGTVALINGQSIGEAISTIWDGIKQVAPFLLIYGIQLPLLFLANFLIFFGPLLVFGLKQMKGYEPGDADWGVKLEDVRGQKEAKEEVRRVIALWQSGEAFEKAGGKRERGLLFLGAPGTGKTMLSKAIATGFNCPFVTMPGSGFAQTFIGLDVVIVMFLIRKAKKLAAKWGGQCIVFIDEIDAVGMRRNALGGGAPSWAEADNPWSPDWLSNHLFYGRFGARNPTGDMILETRAWRERLFASRHQSSGRPLPQPYAKLDSIMRQAFPGGGMFGGYGMALNQLLVQMDGIDEPPFFRKFLTNRFNTFLDALYIVPQKIGSVKLRLPKPKPRSEQVYFIGATNVPIDALDPALIRPGRMGRHIWFRTPTKDDRKDIFDLYLKKVDHDPELDTEPRRDELSRMTNGYSPAMIEQVCSMALTYAHSDGRPVFERQDLVEAMTTVESGTAQGIEYIPEETRSVAIHEAGHAAASHLYMKDSQSTRLSIRKRGGSLGHHQAIQKDEQFVPWRHQEFAQVIWGLGAMAAERVFYAENSTGVGGDVESVTATAAWMVGYCAMGPEPVDLSGRVPEEFREEQEQRIMDRFERIGSQIMQRGQMSTAMMANPVGTVLADPGKRKAAAQILGQAFVTAHNVVTHNRDKVEQIAEVLIERRELHGDEVVDLLERARLEAPRIDLLDEAVWPKV; from the coding sequence ATGGCCGCGCCAGGCGACAGATCGGGGGAGGCTCCCGGGCGCAGCTCCGTCCCGCTCGCAGAGGAGTGGCGGGCGCTTCGGCGCGCCGCCACGATCGTCGCCGTCCTGACGAGTCCGGCGTTCTTCCTGCTGCTGTGGGAACGCAACGGCTGGAACCCGATCGTCGCACTGCTCGCCTCGCTCGCCGCGGTCGTGATGTTCCGCGGCCTGGTGGACGTGATCGTCAGGCGGCTCATCCCGTGGCCGAACCTCTACAACGCCGACCAGCAGCTGCTCGAGGAGGACGTGATCGCGCGCCGGCGCGCGTGGTACTGGCGCAAGAAGTTCCGCCACCTCACCTTCTACGCGGTCATCTTCTTCCTGATCGTCGGCACCGTGGCGCTGATCAACGGCCAGTCGATCGGCGAGGCGATCTCGACGATCTGGGACGGCATCAAGCAGGTCGCTCCCTTCCTGCTCATCTACGGCATCCAGCTGCCGCTGCTGTTCCTCGCCAACTTCCTGATCTTCTTCGGCCCGTTGCTCGTATTCGGTCTCAAGCAGATGAAGGGCTACGAGCCGGGCGACGCGGACTGGGGCGTGAAGCTCGAGGACGTGCGCGGCCAGAAGGAGGCGAAGGAGGAGGTCCGGCGCGTGATCGCCCTATGGCAGTCGGGCGAAGCGTTCGAGAAGGCCGGCGGCAAGCGCGAGCGCGGCCTGCTCTTCCTCGGCGCGCCAGGCACCGGCAAGACGATGCTGTCGAAGGCGATCGCCACCGGCTTCAACTGCCCGTTCGTCACGATGCCGGGCTCCGGCTTCGCTCAGACGTTCATCGGGCTCGACGTGGTGATCGTGATGTTCCTGATCCGCAAGGCGAAGAAGCTCGCCGCCAAGTGGGGCGGTCAGTGCATCGTCTTCATCGACGAGATCGACGCCGTGGGCATGCGCCGCAACGCGCTCGGAGGAGGTGCGCCCTCCTGGGCCGAGGCGGACAACCCGTGGTCGCCCGACTGGCTCTCCAACCACCTGTTCTACGGCCGCTTCGGCGCCCGCAACCCCACCGGCGACATGATCCTGGAGACGCGGGCATGGCGTGAGCGGCTCTTCGCCTCGCGGCACCAGTCGAGCGGGCGCCCTCTCCCCCAGCCCTACGCGAAGCTGGACTCGATCATGCGCCAGGCCTTCCCCGGCGGCGGCATGTTCGGCGGCTATGGCATGGCGCTCAACCAGCTGCTCGTGCAGATGGACGGCATCGACGAGCCGCCGTTCTTCCGCAAGTTCCTCACGAACCGGTTCAACACGTTCCTCGACGCTCTGTACATCGTTCCCCAGAAGATCGGCAGCGTGAAGCTGCGGCTGCCCAAGCCCAAGCCCCGCAGCGAGCAGGTCTACTTCATCGGCGCCACCAACGTCCCGATCGACGCGCTCGATCCCGCGCTCATCCGCCCGGGCCGCATGGGCCGCCACATCTGGTTCCGCACGCCAACCAAGGACGACCGCAAGGACATCTTCGATCTCTACCTGAAGAAGGTGGACCACGATCCGGAGCTCGACACGGAGCCTCGCCGCGACGAGCTGTCGCGCATGACGAACGGCTACTCGCCGGCGATGATCGAGCAGGTCTGCTCGATGGCGCTCACCTACGCGCACTCAGACGGCCGGCCAGTGTTCGAGCGCCAGGACCTCGTGGAGGCGATGACCACCGTGGAGAGCGGCACGGCACAGGGCATCGAGTACATCCCCGAGGAGACGCGCTCGGTCGCGATCCACGAGGCGGGGCACGCGGCGGCGAGCCACCTGTACATGAAGGACTCGCAGTCCACGCGGCTGTCGATCCGCAAGCGCGGGGGATCTCTTGGGCACCACCAGGCGATCCAGAAGGACGAGCAGTTCGTCCCGTGGCGGCATCAGGAGTTCGCCCAGGTGATCTGGGGTCTCGGCGCGATGGCGGCTGAGCGCGTGTTCTATGCCGAGAACTCCACCGGCGTCGGCGGCGACGTGGAGAGCGTGACCGCCACCGCGGCGTGGATGGTCGGCTACTGCGCGATGGGACCCGAACCGGTCGACCTCTCGGGGCGTGTGCCGGAGGAGTTCAGGGAAGAACAGGAGCAGAGAATCATGGACCGGTTCGAGCGGATCGGAAGCCAGATCATGCAGCGCGGCCAGATGAGCACCGCGATGATGGCCAATCCCGTGGGCACGGTGCTGGCGGATCCCGGCAAGCGCAAGGCCGCGGCGCAGATTCTGGGCCAGGCGTTCGTCACGGCCCACAACGTCGTGACTCACAACCGCGACAAGGTCGAGCAGATCGCCGAGGTGCTGATCGAGCGCCGCGAGCTGCACGGCGACGAAGTGGTGGATCTCTTGGAGCGCGCGCGGCTTGAAGCGCCGCGAATCGACCTTCTTGACGAAGCGGTATGGCCGAAGGTGTGA
- a CDS encoding patatin-like phospholipase family protein: MARRKRPQVAFVLSGGGSLGAVQAGMLRALYERGIRADVVVGTSAGALNGAFLASRPQTVATADALAEIWRGLRRGQAFPLNPLAGLLGFLGARDHLVPASGLRRLVSRHVEHDRLEELPLPLHVVAVDVVSGEELRVSRGPLVDAVLASAAIPGVIEPVELDGRFLMDGGVANNTPISHAVDLGAERVYVLPTGHACALERPPASALGMALHAIGLLTHRRLVEDIERHRTGAKLVVLPPPCPLDVQPIDFSRPGELIQRAYADACEFLDAGGAERPPIRMREHRHAARTGSKKRARRSQGRARPARPSAEGCA; encoded by the coding sequence ATGGCCCGCAGAAAGCGACCGCAGGTGGCCTTCGTTCTCTCAGGCGGCGGATCGCTGGGCGCCGTTCAGGCCGGAATGCTGCGCGCCCTGTATGAGCGCGGGATTCGCGCCGACGTGGTGGTCGGAACTTCCGCGGGAGCACTCAACGGCGCGTTCCTCGCGTCCCGGCCGCAGACCGTCGCAACCGCCGACGCCCTGGCCGAGATCTGGCGCGGCCTGCGCCGCGGCCAGGCGTTCCCGCTCAACCCGCTCGCCGGCCTGCTCGGGTTCCTCGGGGCGCGCGACCACCTGGTCCCGGCCTCGGGCTTGCGGCGGCTCGTCTCGCGCCATGTCGAGCACGACCGTCTGGAAGAGCTGCCGCTTCCACTGCACGTGGTGGCGGTGGACGTCGTGAGTGGGGAGGAGCTGCGGGTGTCGCGAGGTCCGCTGGTGGACGCGGTGCTGGCCAGCGCGGCGATCCCCGGCGTGATCGAGCCGGTGGAGCTCGATGGCCGCTTCCTGATGGATGGCGGCGTGGCCAACAACACGCCGATCTCGCACGCCGTCGACCTGGGAGCCGAACGTGTCTACGTGCTTCCCACCGGGCATGCGTGCGCGCTCGAGCGCCCTCCGGCGTCTGCCCTCGGGATGGCGCTGCACGCCATCGGGCTGCTCACCCACCGGCGGCTCGTGGAGGACATCGAGCGCCACCGCACCGGAGCGAAGCTCGTGGTGCTGCCGCCGCCATGCCCGCTCGACGTGCAGCCGATCGACTTCTCGCGCCCCGGCGAGCTGATTCAGCGCGCCTATGCCGACGCCTGCGAGTTCCTGGACGCCGGGGGTGCGGAGCGGCCGCCGATTCGCATGCGCGAGCACCGCCATGCCGCGCGCACGGGATCGAAGAAGCGTGCCCGGCGCTCTCAGGGGCGCGCTCGGCCGGCGCGACCTTCCGCCGAAGGATGTGCTTAG
- a CDS encoding transglycosylase family protein: MSRTQADLASPIPWRQSLRRSRERRVAAARLRRRRIRGRSVAILMGVVMTTGGGAALAAGGGSTLLHRSSRGSTVAAVQRALGIPADGVYGPATRRAVIAFQRAHGLIVDGIVGPQTLGALGLSSSSGSTSGSGTSTGSDASGTSSELQKIAQCESSGNPSAVSQDGTYRGKYQFSRETWRELGGTGDPASAPVSEQDQMAAKLMATQGPSAWPNCA, translated from the coding sequence TTGTCCAGAACTCAAGCGGATCTCGCTTCGCCCATCCCGTGGCGCCAGTCTCTGCGCCGCTCGCGGGAGCGGCGGGTGGCGGCCGCGCGCCTGAGGCGGCGCCGCATCCGGGGCAGGAGCGTCGCGATCCTGATGGGCGTGGTGATGACCACCGGCGGCGGCGCAGCGCTGGCGGCCGGAGGCGGCAGCACGCTGCTTCACCGCAGCAGCCGCGGTTCCACGGTGGCCGCCGTGCAGCGCGCGCTCGGCATACCGGCGGACGGTGTCTACGGCCCAGCCACCCGGCGCGCCGTGATCGCGTTCCAGCGCGCACACGGGCTCATCGTCGACGGCATCGTCGGCCCGCAGACGCTCGGGGCTCTCGGCCTGAGCAGCAGCAGCGGCTCGACGAGCGGCAGCGGCACGTCAACCGGCAGCGACGCGAGCGGTACGTCGTCCGAGCTGCAGAAGATCGCCCAGTGCGAATCGTCCGGTAACCCCAGCGCGGTGTCCCAGGACGGCACCTACCGCGGCAAGTACCAGTTCTCCCGCGAGACCTGGCGCGAGCTCGGCGGCACGGGCGACCCGGCAAGCGCACCAGTGTCAGAGCAGGATCAGATGGCGGCGAAGCTGATGGCCACGCAAGGGCCGAGCGCGTGGCCGAATTGCGCATAA
- a CDS encoding ATP-binding protein has product MTTIELRGGPAAIGAARHAIEELADQQQLPRIEDLRLLVSELVTNSVLHGCAGPDDSVELHVERPNHSVRVEVCDKGGGWAEMTRSRSLDSDEPAGGWGLMLVGALADDWGVECGVERTCVWFELN; this is encoded by the coding sequence TTGACGACGATCGAGCTGCGTGGCGGGCCCGCGGCTATTGGGGCTGCGCGGCACGCCATAGAAGAGCTCGCGGATCAGCAGCAGCTGCCTCGTATCGAGGACCTGAGGCTGCTGGTAAGCGAGCTCGTGACAAACAGCGTCCTGCACGGCTGTGCGGGGCCGGACGACTCCGTGGAGCTCCACGTCGAGCGCCCGAACCACAGCGTGCGCGTGGAAGTGTGCGACAAGGGCGGCGGCTGGGCCGAGATGACCCGCTCCAGATCCCTCGACAGCGACGAGCCGGCAGGCGGCTGGGGCCTGATGCTGGTTGGAGCGCTGGCCGATGATTGGGGAGTGGAGTGCGGGGTGGAGCGGACGTGCGTGTGGTTTGAGTTGAACTGA
- a CDS encoding flavin reductase family protein — protein MLAQLVADLDYPMYIVTAAARGERSGCLVGFGTQTSIHPERFLACISRKNHTLKVASEAGALAVHFVSDEPPQRDLAELFGGETGDETDKFAQCSWHDGAGGAPLLDDIPNRFVGRVLERLDLGDHVGFLLDPIDAEGGDVHELGFQDAKDIEPGHPA, from the coding sequence GTGCTCGCGCAGCTCGTCGCTGATCTCGACTACCCGATGTACATCGTCACGGCCGCCGCGCGCGGCGAGCGGTCCGGGTGTCTCGTCGGCTTCGGCACGCAGACGAGCATCCATCCGGAGCGCTTCCTCGCCTGCATCTCACGCAAGAACCACACCCTGAAGGTCGCGTCCGAGGCGGGCGCGCTCGCGGTTCACTTCGTCAGCGACGAGCCTCCGCAGCGAGACCTGGCCGAGCTGTTCGGTGGCGAGACCGGTGATGAGACCGACAAGTTCGCGCAGTGCAGCTGGCATGACGGCGCCGGTGGCGCGCCGTTGCTCGACGACATCCCGAACCGCTTCGTGGGGCGCGTGCTCGAGCGACTGGACCTCGGTGACCACGTCGGCTTCCTGCTCGACCCGATCGACGCCGAGGGCGGCGATGTGCACGAGCTCGGGTTCCAGGACGCGAAGGACATCGAGCCCGGGCACCCGGCTTAG
- a CDS encoding alkaline phosphatase family protein, which translates to MGKNPLGMRRIVLAMMLLALPLVGAAPAAAAPPPIKHVFVIVLENKGYDTTFGPNSQAPYLSQTLPSQGELLTQYYGIGHASLDNYIAMVSGQAPAITTQADCPFYTNLFPGTMGQDGQAVGQGCVYPATVQTVADQLGAAGLTWRGYMEDMAGNCQRPAMNSFDQTQSATAASQYAARHNPFVYFHSLIDSGACAANDVPLGQLDTDLSSAATTPNLAFITPDLCHDAHDATCADGGQGGLPAADSFLQTWVPKITGSPAWSEGSLLIVTFDEADTSDASSCCGETPGPNSPNPGGTTQGNGGGRTGTVLLSQYVQPGSTNATPYNHYSLLRSIEDIFGLSHLGFAAKSDLQAFGPDVYNSPG; encoded by the coding sequence GTGGGGAAGAACCCGCTCGGGATGCGCCGGATCGTGCTCGCGATGATGCTGCTGGCCCTGCCGCTCGTGGGGGCGGCGCCGGCAGCTGCGGCACCGCCGCCGATCAAGCACGTGTTCGTGATCGTGCTCGAGAACAAGGGCTACGACACGACCTTCGGCCCGAACTCGCAGGCGCCCTACCTCTCGCAGACGCTCCCCTCGCAGGGCGAACTGCTCACGCAGTACTACGGCATCGGCCACGCGAGCCTCGACAACTACATCGCGATGGTGAGCGGACAGGCGCCCGCGATCACCACGCAGGCCGACTGCCCCTTCTACACGAACCTCTTCCCGGGCACGATGGGCCAGGACGGCCAGGCGGTCGGCCAGGGCTGCGTCTACCCGGCCACGGTGCAGACGGTGGCGGATCAGCTCGGCGCCGCGGGCCTCACGTGGCGCGGCTACATGGAGGACATGGCGGGGAACTGCCAGCGCCCGGCAATGAACAGCTTCGACCAGACGCAGAGCGCCACCGCCGCCAGTCAGTACGCCGCGCGTCACAACCCGTTCGTGTACTTCCACTCGCTGATCGACTCCGGCGCCTGCGCGGCGAACGACGTTCCGCTCGGCCAACTCGACACTGACCTCTCCTCCGCCGCCACCACGCCCAACCTCGCCTTCATCACCCCGGACCTGTGCCACGACGCCCATGACGCCACGTGCGCGGACGGCGGACAGGGCGGCCTGCCGGCGGCCGACAGCTTCCTGCAGACGTGGGTGCCGAAGATCACCGGCTCACCCGCCTGGTCGGAGGGCAGCCTCCTGATCGTCACCTTCGACGAGGCCGACACGAGCGACGCCTCGTCATGCTGCGGCGAGACCCCCGGGCCGAACTCGCCCAACCCCGGCGGCACGACGCAGGGCAACGGCGGCGGGCGCACGGGCACGGTGCTGCTGTCTCAGTACGTGCAGCCGGGCTCGACCAACGCCACGCCGTACAACCACTACTCGCTGCTCCGCAGCATCGAGGACATCTTCGGGCTGAGCCACCTCGGCTTCGCCGCGAAGTCCGACCTTCAGGCGTTCGGGCCGGACGTCTACAACTCGCCCGGCTGA
- a CDS encoding sulfite exporter TauE/SafE family protein gives MATVVVGMAVQASVGFGFGFFVAPAALGAFRPAQAVTLLLLLALLINALILYSEGRQREVDARGGMMLCAAALPGIVAGALVVRDLNAHALQVAIGIGIVVAAVLQARSSDAAVPERAKAHPAGTLAAGGACAGVLTTATSLNGPVVVLTLTRAGLRGHLLRDTGAAVFLALALAGTAALATIAHAGRALPHWPLLVALAAAAVVGHRVGAALFHRLDPERHRRLVLGAAVVAGTVSIVAGLV, from the coding sequence GTGGCGACCGTGGTCGTCGGCATGGCGGTGCAGGCCAGCGTGGGCTTCGGCTTCGGCTTCTTTGTCGCGCCCGCCGCGCTCGGCGCCTTCCGTCCCGCGCAGGCGGTCACTCTGCTGCTCCTGCTCGCCCTGCTCATCAACGCGCTGATCCTCTACAGCGAGGGGCGCCAGCGGGAGGTTGATGCGCGCGGGGGCATGATGCTCTGCGCCGCGGCGCTGCCCGGAATCGTGGCCGGCGCGCTCGTGGTGCGCGACCTCAACGCGCATGCCCTCCAGGTGGCGATCGGCATCGGGATCGTGGTGGCCGCGGTGTTGCAGGCGCGCAGCTCTGACGCCGCCGTGCCGGAGCGCGCCAAAGCGCACCCTGCGGGCACGCTCGCGGCCGGCGGAGCCTGCGCCGGTGTGCTCACCACCGCCACGAGCCTCAACGGCCCGGTGGTGGTGCTCACGCTCACGCGCGCGGGCCTGCGCGGGCACCTTCTGCGCGACACCGGCGCCGCGGTGTTCCTTGCGCTCGCCCTGGCGGGCACAGCCGCCCTCGCCACCATCGCTCACGCGGGCCGCGCCCTCCCCCACTGGCCGCTGCTGGTCGCGCTGGCGGCCGCGGCCGTGGTGGGCCACCGAGTGGGCGCCGCGCTCTTCCACAGGCTCGACCCGGAGCGTCACCGCCGGCTGGTGCTGGGCGCGGCGGTGGTGGCGGGCACGGTGAGCATCGTCGCCGGACTTGTCTAG
- a CDS encoding metal-sensitive transcriptional regulator, whose protein sequence is MAPERGYTASKDDLLRRLARVEGQVRGVTRMVEEDRYCIDVMTQITAIQAALDKIALGLLDGHARHCLLGGGEGPTESDDQVNELMGAVGRMLSR, encoded by the coding sequence ATGGCACCCGAACGCGGTTACACAGCTTCCAAGGACGACCTCCTGCGCCGCCTCGCGCGCGTGGAGGGGCAGGTGCGCGGCGTCACGCGGATGGTCGAGGAGGACCGTTACTGCATCGACGTGATGACGCAGATCACGGCGATCCAGGCGGCGCTCGACAAGATCGCCCTCGGCCTGCTCGACGGTCATGCACGCCACTGCCTCCTCGGCGGAGGCGAGGGGCCGACGGAGTCCGACGATCAGGTGAACGAGCTGATGGGCGCCGTGGGCCGCATGCTCTCGCGCTAG
- a CDS encoding permease: MLDVIWNGLKDSLLMAWAVWWALVLGFAISGIVQAWVPRERIEGSLSGSGARPVGLATALGAASSSCSYAAVAIAKSLFQKGASAATALAFQFASTNLVWELGLVLWVLIGWQFTVAEYLGGIVMIGLMAIMLRVFVSPRLEERARVQAQAADSGHQHHSAGEELSWRERLTSARAWSDVAHNFRGDWQMLWREIAVGFLLAGYIAQLGNDFFNGLFIKNAPAGLSAIENVIVGPIIAVLSFVCSVGNVPLAAVLWSGGISFAGVLAFLFADLIVLPIIAIYRKYYGTSYALRITALMFVTMVIAALAVDGLFSALGLIPTGPRPTRSDIFGSIQLDYKLVLNIVGFVIFGALFWLTRSRGATDPMCGMKVDRENAVTAVHDGHTYFFCSEHCRHGFEESQP, encoded by the coding sequence GTGCTGGATGTGATCTGGAACGGACTGAAGGACAGCCTCCTGATGGCGTGGGCGGTGTGGTGGGCGCTCGTGCTCGGCTTCGCGATCTCGGGCATCGTCCAGGCGTGGGTGCCGAGGGAGCGGATCGAGGGCTCGCTGTCCGGCTCTGGCGCGCGGCCGGTGGGGCTCGCAACCGCGCTCGGCGCCGCTTCCTCCTCCTGTTCCTACGCCGCAGTGGCGATCGCCAAGTCGCTCTTCCAGAAGGGCGCCTCCGCGGCCACCGCGCTCGCCTTCCAGTTCGCCTCCACCAACCTGGTGTGGGAGCTCGGGCTCGTGCTCTGGGTGCTGATCGGCTGGCAGTTCACCGTCGCCGAGTACCTCGGCGGCATCGTGATGATCGGCCTGATGGCGATCATGCTGCGGGTGTTCGTGTCGCCGCGGCTCGAGGAGCGCGCGCGTGTGCAGGCCCAGGCGGCGGACAGCGGGCATCAGCACCACTCGGCCGGCGAGGAGCTGAGCTGGCGGGAGCGGCTCACGTCCGCGCGCGCGTGGTCGGACGTGGCGCACAACTTCCGCGGGGACTGGCAGATGCTCTGGAGGGAGATCGCCGTCGGGTTCCTGCTTGCGGGCTACATCGCGCAGCTCGGGAACGACTTCTTCAACGGCCTCTTCATCAAGAACGCCCCGGCGGGCCTCAGCGCGATCGAGAACGTGATCGTCGGTCCGATCATCGCCGTGCTGTCGTTCGTGTGCTCGGTGGGGAACGTGCCGCTGGCCGCGGTGCTGTGGTCGGGCGGCATCTCGTTCGCGGGCGTGCTCGCGTTCCTGTTCGCGGACCTGATCGTGCTGCCGATCATCGCTATCTACCGCAAGTACTACGGCACGTCCTACGCGCTGCGGATCACCGCGCTGATGTTCGTGACGATGGTGATCGCCGCCCTGGCCGTGGACGGGCTCTTCAGCGCACTCGGCCTGATCCCCACCGGCCCGCGCCCCACGCGGAGCGACATCTTCGGCTCCATCCAGCTCGACTACAAGCTCGTCCTGAACATCGTCGGCTTCGTGATCTTCGGTGCGCTCTTCTGGCTCACGAGAAGCCGCGGCGCCACGGATCCGATGTGCGGCATGAAGGTCGACAGGGAGAACGCGGTGACCGCCGTGCACGACGGCCACACCTACTTCTTCTGCTCAGAGCATTGCCGGCACGGCTTCGAGGAGTCCCAGCCATGA
- a CDS encoding DUF4396 domain-containing protein, whose amino-acid sequence MNRLAFSATVHCLSGCAIGEVLGMVLATWWGWGGAASIALAIMLAFFFGYLLTSLPLLRSGMPLRQVAPLAFASDTASIATMEVVDNLFIILVPGALAAGLADGLFWWSLAVALVIAGAVAFPLNRWLISRGRGHAVIHQHHHH is encoded by the coding sequence ATGAACCGGCTTGCCTTCAGCGCCACCGTGCACTGCCTCAGCGGCTGCGCGATCGGCGAGGTGCTCGGCATGGTGCTCGCCACGTGGTGGGGATGGGGCGGCGCGGCGTCGATCGCCCTCGCCATCATGCTCGCCTTCTTCTTCGGCTACCTGCTCACCAGCCTGCCGCTGCTGCGCTCGGGTATGCCGCTCCGGCAGGTGGCGCCGCTGGCCTTCGCCTCGGACACCGCGTCAATCGCGACGATGGAGGTGGTGGACAACCTCTTCATCATCCTCGTCCCGGGCGCGCTGGCGGCGGGGCTGGCGGATGGCCTGTTCTGGTGGAGCCTCGCGGTCGCGCTCGTGATCGCGGGCGCGGTGGCGTTCCCGCTCAACCGCTGGCTGATCTCACGCGGCCGCGGCCACGCCGTGATCCACCAGCACCACCACCACTAG